In Hahella sp. HNIBRBA332, the genomic window ACATCAACCCCCATAACACTCTTGTATTTATCAATACCCAACTCTAAAAAGAAATCCGTTATAGACTCACCATCTTTCAGCCGGATAACCTTTTCATCGTCAGTAATATTTTCAATTACAAATTCAGGACCATAATCATACACCGCGATACTCCCAAGCACATTTTTATCGTCTATCTTAACCTCAATATCTCGTGGATCTCCCATTTCTTTTATTACAAGATCCTCCTTGGAGACCACTATTGATTCAAGTTTAGACGTATCCTTCCCTTTTTTATGAAGCAACTCAAAATCTTTTGTGGTGATTTTATTTTGAGGTGGTGTGCCTAGCTTATTGCCCCCCTCCTCCGATCCCGAGCCATATATCAAGTCAGAAGAGGGCTCAATCCCCGAGACTTCCACAACCGTCTCCCCGTCCGTCACTTCGCTAATAGATGGAGCCTCAACACTAGCAGGTTTATTAAGCTTGGCTTCGACGGAGCCATTTGTACTGCCTTTCTTTTTGATAAAGCGGTACTTTTTCTTAAGCTGTTTGGCTAGATTACGGAGTAACTCACCAAGCTTGGCGAGTTTTGGCATTAAGCGCGCTTTACTGACAGCCATCCCTGCCGCCCCCACACCACCAGTTGCAGAAGCTAACAAAGCGGCCAGCACAATCTCAAACGCACCACCTCCAGCGAACTCCGCCAGCTCGGTGATATGTTGTGACGTGGCGAACTCTTTTGCAAAAGACGCCAAAATAGCCTGGGTTTCTTCATCTTCGTATACAAAGGAAGCGATTTCCTGAGCCTCAGCTATCAGCTCAGGTGTAATCATATTTGGATCAAAGCCTAAGGCTTTAACTAAAGCGTCATGATTAGATTTATCAAAGTTCTTTATAAAGTCAGACTTCCAGTCATCAGTTTCAGTGTTATAAGACTCCCATGAGGTTTTGATTGCCCGATTGAGCACAGCGTTGGGACTAGCAAGATCAAGTACATTGTCAAGGAACTCCAACATTCCAACGCCAGCGTCAAAAATGCCCTTTGCAACACGGTTCTCCAGATCTGTTTTCTTCTGGAGAATACTCAGTTTCGAAAACGCCTCATCTCTCCTAGCAGCCTCTTCCTTTTCTTCTATAAGAATACCCTCAAGCGCTGAGGCGATCTGACTCCTAGCAGCATTAATTGCCCCCTCATCCGGCGCCTCGCCAAACTCGGCCTCAACGTCACTGGCGGGCAAATCCGAAAGCTTGGCCGCACCCCCACCATCCAAAACGCCTGTGTATACAGAGCCATCTGCGACTACCGTCACTTTGTACGGCAGACCAGCGGCAGGTTGGCTATTTTGGAGTTCGCAGACCAATTCAAGAGTATGTTTATCCTCCGAAAACTTCTGTAGTGGACAGGAGCCCGCCAAGTCATCCACATTACCAGACTGGTTCGCAGCCTTAGCGTCTATAGCATCACTCTTTCCACTCATGAAACCATATCCTCTATTTGCATATTGGCGTTGCGCCAGTGGTCGTAAAATGCTTTAAATCTGTCGCTGATCGAGCCTAATGTTCGTTTCTCCAGAAAGTCCCGTTTGATCCACTGGTTGTCTGGTTTATCCATGAAATCCCATCCCAAAAAAACGCACGTTTTTATGTAGTAATAGGCGTCGCGACGCGCTTGCAGACCTAAACGCTTAAACTGAATAAGGGCGTCGCTTATGCGGGTGCGCAATTCGAGTTCTGAGTAGTGCTGTAATCTTTGTGGGTAGGCTTCGCGAAAGTCGTTTTCCAAAGTGCGAATAAAAGACTTGTAGACAGAGCTACGTAGCCTCTCTATCTGATCCCGCCTGATTTTAAATGTGGAACTAGAGAAATATTCCACATGCCGCCGTTGCGCATTGATCAGCGTGGGCCGGGAGCGTGTAAGTTCTTCATCCTCGGAGACAGGTGCTCGACTTGTTATAAGATCATTTCGATCCCGTTCAAACTTAAGCCAGAAATTCGCATCTTCGTCCTCCATCCAAAACTCGCCAATCTCGCCCATCAGCTTTTCGAGCTGCCCCTCGTCGCAAGTTGGGAGAAACTCACGCAAGATGCGAGGGTCATAATAGCGAAAGTACCAGTTCTCATGATTGGGTCCACGTACTTTTGAAACTCGTCGAAAGTGACGGACAACTTCTTGTAAAGATTTATCGGAAGCGAGATATATGCCCCACCCTTTTCCCCATCCTTGCTCAAATACCCATGAAGCAAAACGGCTGGTTAAAGTTACAACATGAGGCGAGGCGGATAACAATGTTTCACTGGCGTGTGGCCAGAACAGGCTGGAATGCTGGCAGCCACTGCGTTTAATGGCTGGATAAAGCCGACTATCGATCGCGCAATCAAGAATCGCATAGTAGTAGCAGAATTGCGGACTGCGCCATCTGAGTTGCTGCAAATAGGGTTTAGCCGTCATCAACGAGCACCAAACGTCAAAACCGGACACAACATAGCGACAAAGTGATAAAGCATGCCGAATACATCCCTTGTGATACTTCAATTCCGGGCCAATCTCAGAAATAGCGGCTCTGGGAAAAAGAGTGAATGGTATACAAAAAGATACAAAGCGCGGGATTGTATTTTATTTAGCCAATCAGACAATTCTCTGATTGGACTATGCCTAACGGCCATTCACCAAACTATTACAATCCTCCTCAGCATTGCATCCCTGCAAAGCTCAATCAAAGCCGAATATCACCCGCCATGATAAATAGACAGCGCCATACGCCTTACATGAGCGGGAAATTCCGTTACGTAGTTGCTCCAGTCGTTGTATTGGTCCAGTTTCAGTTCTTGCGACCAGCGGGGGATGTTATCCATGACCGCTCCGGGGCCTTTTGTCGCTATGGTGTTGGTAATCTGAGTTGAGACCAGTTGATAGAGATCTTCCACGAAGGTTACGTTTTCCTCCAGTGCCTGCACGGAAGTAGAGGTTGAATGTGCGTTTACCGCAATCTGCGGTTTCAGGTCCTGCATCATTCTGAGGGCTTTCAGTACGCCCAGATAGTTGTCGTTGTCCATCCACACGCCGGGGATAATGTACCTGTCCGCGTATAGGTCTGCGCTGTAGACGATGCCGTCTTCGGGCAAGTGAATGATGGTGGAGGCGAAGCCGTCCGCCGGCCCGACGTGAATGAGCGTCACTTTGCGTCCGCCAAACTGAAAACTGTGCCGGTCGTCAAACACTGCATGTACCTTCTTTGGCGCCATGCCTCTGACGTCCAGATCAAACACGGCTTTACAAGAGATGTGACAGATCACTTCCGCACCGGGAAACGTCTCTGTACCGCCAACATGGTCCAAATGCTCATGGGACAGGACGATGTGGGTCACCGGACGGTCGGTGAGCTTGGCGATTTCGGCTTGCAGCGCCTTCGCTCTTTCCGGGGATGCAGGGTCTGTAATCAACACCCCGTCTTTGGAGAGCAACACCAGACTGGTTATACCAGCTTCAGAAATTGCGTACGCGTCCTGCTTAAACTTAACGACTTCCGCCGCCTCGACCTCACCGATCATCAGCGTCGCCGCCAAAAACAAAAAAATAATACTGTACATTTCAGTTTCCTCATTTTTTGTGGTTTTAATGCTCCTGTACGGCAAAAAGTATTCGCCGAAGAAGTGGTGGGAAGCCTAGGAATCAATTGGTTAATGGCAGGTTAACGCCAATTCATATCGGCCGAGTGACGCCACTGGCGTTTAGCCTCGCATTCATTCAATTCCTGTGCTTTAATGCGCCCGTTTAAACCCACGTAAATATGAGGAGACTGCCATGGCACGGGCTAGCGCGCGTCACATCCTGGTAAACAGCGAAGATCAGTGCAACGATCTGAAAAAGCAGATCGAAGACGGAGCGGATTTCGCCGCTCTGGCCAAAGAACACTCTCAGTGCCCCTCCGGCCGCAATGGCGGTGAGCTGGGCGAGTTCGGCCCAGGTCAAATGGTTAAAGAATTCGATCAAGTGGTTTTCAGTGCGGAAGTCGGCACTGTTCAGGGTCCAGTCAAGACTCAGTTCGGCTACCACCTGTTGGAAGTCACTAAGCGCACTGACTAAGAGCGCCGAGGGCGATGCGTCTTAACGTCGCCCTTATCTCCTCCTCAACCGTCTTTATCCTTTAATCTGCTTCTCTTTTTCCATTCTCCCTCTTTAAATTTCCCGACTTTCCCTCCATAAATAACTTCAACCTTTTATCCGACCACCTCACAACGGTCCGCCCATGCAGCAAGACGTTTCTACAGCCCGCATCGGGGCGCTCAAAGCCACGCTTGAGTTTATTCTTCCTTACAAACGACAAATTGTATTCGCGCTCTGCGCATTGTTTTTCACCGCCGGCATTACCCTGTCCATTGGTCAAGGCATACGACTGCTTATCGATCAGGGTCTGGCGACGCAGTCCGAGCAGATGCTGTCCCGCTATGTGCTCATCTTTCTAGGCCTGATCGTCGCGCTGGCGCTCGGCACCTTCACCCGCTACTACTGGGTGACCTGGTTGGGCGAGAGAGTGGTGGCGGATATCCGCCGCAAGGTGTTCGATCACCTGATCGAGCTGCATCCCGGCTTTTTTGAAAGCAATCGCGGGCTGGAGATTCAATCCCGCCTCACTGCCGACACCACCCTGCTGCAATCGGTCATTGGCTCCTCCGTCTCCGTGGCGCTACGCAATATCATCATGATGATCGGCGGGATCATCTGGCTGTTCATCACCAACGCCAAACTCACCGCCATCGTCATGATTTCCGTGCCCTTAGTGGTGTCCCCCATTCTGATATTCGGACGGCGCGTGCGAGGTCTGTCCCGACGCAGTCAGGATAAAGTGGCGGATGTCGGCTCCTACATCGGCGAAGTGCTTGGGCAAATCAAAACCGTCCACGCCTACAATCATCAACAGTTGGATAAACAACGCTTTTCAGAGCATGTTGAAGACGCCTTCAGCGTCGCCAAGGAGCGTATCGTGCAACGGGCCATTCTGGTGACGGTCGTCATCGTTCTGGTATTGGGCGCAGTGGGTGCTATGTTATGGGTCGGCGGCCTGGATGTGATCCAAGGACGCATCAGCGGCGGCGAGCTGGCGGCGTTCGTATTCTACAGCGTACTGGTAGGCGCGGCGGTAGGCTCCGTCAGTGAGGTAATAGGCGAACTGCAACGGGCGGCCGGCGCGGCGGAGCGTATTGTGGAACTGCTGCAGTCAAAGAATGAAATCGCCGCGCCGCAATTCGGCGTGAAGAGCCTTCCTGAGCAGATCCCCGGCAATCTGTCGATTCGCAATGTCAGTTTCTCCTATCCGGCGCGACCGGACGCCAACGCCATCGATCACCTGAACCTGGACGTTGCGCCTGGGGAAACCTTGGCGCTGGTCGGCCCATCCGGCGCAGGCAAGTCCACCCTGTTTGACCTGCTGCTGCGCTTTTTTGATTGCAAGGCCGGAGAAATTCGTCTGGAAGGCGTGGATATTCGACAGCTTGAGCCTACGGATTTACGTCGCTGCTTCGCGTTAGTGTCGCAAACGCCAGCTCTGTTTTTCGGCTCCATTGAAGACAATTTACGCTATGGCAAACCAGACGCCACACAGGAGGAAATCGAAGCCGCCGCCAAAGCCGCCAACGCGCATGAATTTATCGCCGCGCTCCCACAGGGTTACAAAACCCGGTTGGGGGACGCCGGGCTTGGCTTGTCCGGCGGTCAAAAGCAACGCATCGCCATCGCCCGCGCCATACTCACCGACGCCCCCATTCTTCTGCTGGACGAAGCTACCAGCGCGTTGGACGCACAAAGCGAATATCTGGTGCAGCAGGCTCTGGAGCGCCTGATGCAAGGGCGCACCACCCTGGTGATCGCTCATCGTCTGGCGACGGTGAAAAACGCCGACCGCATCGCCGTGTTGAATCATGGTCGCCTGGAGGCTTTGGGCTCCCATAGTGAACTGATCCGCGACAGCGAACTCTACGCGCGTCTGGCGGATCTGCAATTCAATACGGAATGGGAAGAGCCGGTCGTCGATTAACTCGGGGCCGGTCAGTTGACCTGGGATTCGGGCTCGCCTGCGTCCTCTTCACAAGTCGGCAGACGACACAGGTATAAGGTGGTGCAGGCGCCGATACCGCTGAGCATGATCAGGCTCCACAGTTTGCCGACAACCACCATGGAAATGGCGAGTCCCACCCACAGACAGATCAACGCCCGTACTCTCACCTTGCGGGTGACGCCGCGTCCTGACTCAAAGTTCTTCACGATTGGCCCCAAATGGCGATGAGACACCAGCCAGTGATGGAATTTCGGCGAAGAACGCGCGAAGCAGGCGGCGGCGAGCAGAATAAAGGGCGTGGTGGGCAATAACGGCAACACAATGCCGATGACGCCAAGCACAACGGAAGTCCAGCCAACGACGACCAGCAGTATGTGAAGAGATTGTTTACGCATGTCGCGCCAGTCATCCAGAAATTGAAACCCAGAAAAACTCCGTAAAACGTCAGCCAGATCATTTTCAGGAGGTCCACATGGCCAATGCTAGTTTCAAATACGGAGCATGGCAAATTCAGGCCTCAAGCATATTGACCTGCGCCGACGACCGGTACACTCTGTTGCGGGCCGTTGTTGAAGACAACGATTCCCTAAACGATACAAATAGTTAGCCGCCCCTAATGGGGAATGACGCTAACCAGCACAGAGCAAACCACTCCTTACGCGCAGCGGAGAGATCCATGAAACAAGAGACCATCGCCATTCACGGCGGCTTTGCCGGCGACCCTACCACGCATGCCGTCGCGGCGCCGATCTATCAGACCACCTCCTACTATTTCGACAACACTCAGCATGGCGCTGATTTGTTCGACCTGAAAGTGGAAGGAAACATATACAGCCGCATCATGAACCCGACCAACGCCATATTGGAGCAACGTATGGCGCAACTGGAAGGCGGCATTGGCGCCTTGGCGATGGCCTCAGGCATGGCGGCGATCACCGCCACAATTCAAACGCTGACCCGCGCTGGCGACAATATTATCAGCGTCAATCAGCTCTATGGCGGCACTTACAACCTGTTCGCTCACACGCTGCCGCAATCCGGCGTCACTGCGCGCATGTTTAACAGCGACGACCCTGCCTCCATGGAAGCGTTGATCGATGCAAACACCAAAGCGGTTTTTTGCGAATCCATCGGCAATCCCGCCGGAAACGTGGCGGATCTTGAAGCACTCGCCGCAATCGCCCACAAACACGGCATACCGGTGATTGTCGATAACACTGTCGCCACTCCCGTGTTGTGCCGTCCATTCGATTTCGGCGCCGATATCGTGGTGCACTCATTAACCAAATATATCGGCGGCCATGGCACCACCATTGGCGGCGTGATCATTGATTCAGGCCGTTTCCCCTGGAAAGACAATCCCCGCTTTCCCCAGCTCAACGAGCCTGATCCGTCCTACCACGGCGTGGTGTATACCGAAGCCCTGGGCGACGCCGCCTTTATCGGTCGCGCGCGGGTGGCGCCGTTGCGCAATATGGGCGCAGCCCTGTCGCCATTCAACACGTTCCTGATTCTGCAAGGCGTCGAAACCCTGTCGTTGCGGATGGAGAGACACGTGGAAAACGCCATGGCGGTATGCCAGTTTCTGGCTTCCCACCCCAGCGTCAGCTGGGTGAAATACCCCGGCCTGGAGAGCAGCCCGTATTACGAGCTGGCGCAGAAGTACATGGGTGGTAAACCTTCCTCCGTACTGAGTTTCGGCATCAAAGGCGGCAAAGAAGCAGGCGGCCGTTTTATCGACGCCTTGCAGATGGTCAAGCGACTGGTGAATATCGGCGACGCCAAGACCCTCGCCTGCCACCCCGCCACCACCACGCACCGGCAGTTGGATGAAAAAGAGCAAGCCGCCGCCGGCGTTTCTCCAGATATGGTGCGCCTGTCCATCGGCATCGAGCACAAGGACGACATCATCAAGGACCTGGAGCAGGCATTGGCGCAGGCGACGTTGTAACAGCTGCAATAACAAGACGTTATTTGTATCAGCAGGATGATGATTAATGTAGCGCGCCGCCGGTTATCCCGCGGCGTTCTACTCCTCTTTCAATGAATCACTTCCCTTCCATCAACGTTGCGTACAGTAGCGGCAGCTCCCGCGGCAGACGCTCAATATTGTTGATCAGCGCATAGCCTTTGTCGCCAAACAGGTACGGCAGGTATTCCTCCGCCTCTTTATCCACCGTAATACAGAATGGAATCAGCCCTTCTCTTCTCGCTTCCATCACCGCCTGACGGGTGTCCTCCAGCCCATAGCGGCCTTCATAAAGGTCAAGGTCGTTGGGTTTGCCATCAGTGAGAATCAGCAACAACCTTCGCGACGCTTTCTGATCTCGCAGGATCTTCGTGGACTGACGCAGTGCGGCGCCAATGCGGGTATAAAACCCTGGCCGCAGGGCGACTATCCGCCCCCGCACCGCATCCGTGTAGGGCTCTGCAAAGTTTTTAATGACGTGAAAGCGAACATGCTGGCGTTTGCAGGAAGAAAAGCCGTACAGAGCAAAGCGATCGCCAACGGCGTCCAGGGCTTCGGAAAACAGCATCAACGCATCGCTGATGACGTCAATCACACGCCTATCGTTATCCACATAAGCGTCCGTGGACATGGACAGATCCGCCAGCAACAGACAGTCCAGATCCCGCAATCGTCCGTTAAAACTCTTGAACATGGGCTGTTCGACGGCGCCGCCGGCGATTCTGTCAGCGCAGAACTCGTTCCAGCGCTCCATTTCGATCTCTTCGCCATCCGCCTGATTGCGACGCCAAACGCGCATGGGGCGCATCATCTCGAAGCGAGCGCGCACCTCTCGCACCACTCTGCGCAGGCGCGACGGCGGCGCGCAGGGCGGCGCGCGATGATCCAACATCGGCTGTAGCAGACAATGATCTGGAAGCAGTCGTCGGCTGCGGTAGTCCCATTCAGGCAGATGCAAACCTGGCCCCAATGGCGTGTCGTCTTCGCTGGCGGAAGGTAGATCCAGATTCAGCTTGATGCGCTGACCACCGCCGAACTCCTGGGTGGACAAACTGAGATGGTCCAAATCTTCAGCAACGCGCGCCGCATCCTCGTCGGGGCTATCGTCCGCGGTGCGATCCAGCTTCAGGTATTCAGACCAGCTGAACAGATTCTCCAGACGAAACACCAATAATCCTTTATCGCCGTCGTGATCCTGCACATATTCTCCCCGCGCCTTTTTCTCTACTTTCTCTTCTGGCGCAGCCGGTGGCCGCCGCATCTGCGCGCCCGACGCCGCATCTCGCCGCACCGACATCTCAGAAGTCCGCAAGGAGGGATACAACCAGAACGGGGGCGGCTGCACGCCATCTATATCCGTATCCTGGATCAAGGCGGTTTCGGGAGATAGCATTGCAGCGCGCAAACGAACCTCCTTGTCCTGCAGCGTCGGCGGCAGGCTCTCAAGTGTCCCGCGTAAGGGAATGTAGGCTGACACCATGGCGTCATACCGCGCGCGCACCGCCGGATAAGCAGCGCGCAGAGCGGCGTATCGAAGGCAGGCGTTTTGCGCCCACCCGGAAACGCCCGGAAGCGACTGCGCCGCCACCGCCGCCAACATCCTGTAGATTTCCCGATTCAGCTCAGCCTTGGGAAACAGGGCGACCTCCTCCGGCAGCGCCAGCACTTCTTCATCGAGATAAGCCAGCGCCAGACGTCGATGACTGCCCGCCACGCGACGCCAGAATGAGCGCGGCAATGTCACGGGGCGCTCGGCGGCGGCCTCGATGCGCACCGCGCGCTCGCCGCCGAGGGCGCGGTACAGAACGCCGACCTCCTTACGCATCTGGGTCAAGGTCACCGCCGCCTCCTGAAAGCGGTCGTCCGCATAACGGGTTACCGCCCGATGCCAAAGGCCTCCCACCCACTCTTCCACTTCGAACATAGCGACTGGCTCAGGTGGATTGGGCTTGCGGACCTTTTACAAAGAAGCTGGCGAAGTAGCAGACCAGCCCCACCAGGAACACCAGCCCCGCGCCTTCCCGCAACCAGTAGAAAACGGCGATTTTTTCCTGGG contains:
- a CDS encoding DUF4123 domain-containing protein — encoded protein: MTAKPYLQQLRWRSPQFCYYYAILDCAIDSRLYPAIKRSGCQHSSLFWPHASETLLSASPHVVTLTSRFASWVFEQGWGKGWGIYLASDKSLQEVVRHFRRVSKVRGPNHENWYFRYYDPRILREFLPTCDEGQLEKLMGEIGEFWMEDEDANFWLKFERDRNDLITSRAPVSEDEELTRSRPTLINAQRRHVEYFSSSTFKIRRDQIERLRSSVYKSFIRTLENDFREAYPQRLQHYSELELRTRISDALIQFKRLGLQARRDAYYYIKTCVFLGWDFMDKPDNQWIKRDFLEKRTLGSISDRFKAFYDHWRNANMQIEDMVS
- a CDS encoding MBL fold metallo-hydrolase, which translates into the protein MYSIIFLFLAATLMIGEVEAAEVVKFKQDAYAISEAGITSLVLLSKDGVLITDPASPERAKALQAEIAKLTDRPVTHIVLSHEHLDHVGGTETFPGAEVICHISCKAVFDLDVRGMAPKKVHAVFDDRHSFQFGGRKVTLIHVGPADGFASTIIHLPEDGIVYSADLYADRYIIPGVWMDNDNYLGVLKALRMMQDLKPQIAVNAHSTSTSVQALEENVTFVEDLYQLVSTQITNTIATKGPGAVMDNIPRWSQELKLDQYNDWSNYVTEFPAHVRRMALSIYHGG
- a CDS encoding peptidylprolyl isomerase, which codes for MARASARHILVNSEDQCNDLKKQIEDGADFAALAKEHSQCPSGRNGGELGEFGPGQMVKEFDQVVFSAEVGTVQGPVKTQFGYHLLEVTKRTD
- a CDS encoding ABC transporter transmembrane domain-containing protein, coding for MQQDVSTARIGALKATLEFILPYKRQIVFALCALFFTAGITLSIGQGIRLLIDQGLATQSEQMLSRYVLIFLGLIVALALGTFTRYYWVTWLGERVVADIRRKVFDHLIELHPGFFESNRGLEIQSRLTADTTLLQSVIGSSVSVALRNIIMMIGGIIWLFITNAKLTAIVMISVPLVVSPILIFGRRVRGLSRRSQDKVADVGSYIGEVLGQIKTVHAYNHQQLDKQRFSEHVEDAFSVAKERIVQRAILVTVVIVLVLGAVGAMLWVGGLDVIQGRISGGELAAFVFYSVLVGAAVGSVSEVIGELQRAAGAAERIVELLQSKNEIAAPQFGVKSLPEQIPGNLSIRNVSFSYPARPDANAIDHLNLDVAPGETLALVGPSGAGKSTLFDLLLRFFDCKAGEIRLEGVDIRQLEPTDLRRCFALVSQTPALFFGSIEDNLRYGKPDATQEEIEAAAKAANAHEFIAALPQGYKTRLGDAGLGLSGGQKQRIAIARAILTDAPILLLDEATSALDAQSEYLVQQALERLMQGRTTLVIAHRLATVKNADRIAVLNHGRLEALGSHSELIRDSELYARLADLQFNTEWEEPVVD
- a CDS encoding YbaN family protein; protein product: MRKQSLHILLVVVGWTSVVLGVIGIVLPLLPTTPFILLAAACFARSSPKFHHWLVSHRHLGPIVKNFESGRGVTRKVRVRALICLWVGLAISMVVVGKLWSLIMLSGIGACTTLYLCRLPTCEEDAGEPESQVN
- a CDS encoding O-acetylhomoserine aminocarboxypropyltransferase/cysteine synthase family protein, with product MKQETIAIHGGFAGDPTTHAVAAPIYQTTSYYFDNTQHGADLFDLKVEGNIYSRIMNPTNAILEQRMAQLEGGIGALAMASGMAAITATIQTLTRAGDNIISVNQLYGGTYNLFAHTLPQSGVTARMFNSDDPASMEALIDANTKAVFCESIGNPAGNVADLEALAAIAHKHGIPVIVDNTVATPVLCRPFDFGADIVVHSLTKYIGGHGTTIGGVIIDSGRFPWKDNPRFPQLNEPDPSYHGVVYTEALGDAAFIGRARVAPLRNMGAALSPFNTFLILQGVETLSLRMERHVENAMAVCQFLASHPSVSWVKYPGLESSPYYELAQKYMGGKPSSVLSFGIKGGKEAGGRFIDALQMVKRLVNIGDAKTLACHPATTTHRQLDEKEQAAAGVSPDMVRLSIGIEHKDDIIKDLEQALAQATL
- a CDS encoding nitric oxide reductase activation protein NorD, which produces MFEVEEWVGGLWHRAVTRYADDRFQEAAVTLTQMRKEVGVLYRALGGERAVRIEAAAERPVTLPRSFWRRVAGSHRRLALAYLDEEVLALPEEVALFPKAELNREIYRMLAAVAAQSLPGVSGWAQNACLRYAALRAAYPAVRARYDAMVSAYIPLRGTLESLPPTLQDKEVRLRAAMLSPETALIQDTDIDGVQPPPFWLYPSLRTSEMSVRRDAASGAQMRRPPAAPEEKVEKKARGEYVQDHDGDKGLLVFRLENLFSWSEYLKLDRTADDSPDEDAARVAEDLDHLSLSTQEFGGGQRIKLNLDLPSASEDDTPLGPGLHLPEWDYRSRRLLPDHCLLQPMLDHRAPPCAPPSRLRRVVREVRARFEMMRPMRVWRRNQADGEEIEMERWNEFCADRIAGGAVEQPMFKSFNGRLRDLDCLLLADLSMSTDAYVDNDRRVIDVISDALMLFSEALDAVGDRFALYGFSSCKRQHVRFHVIKNFAEPYTDAVRGRIVALRPGFYTRIGAALRQSTKILRDQKASRRLLLILTDGKPNDLDLYEGRYGLEDTRQAVMEARREGLIPFCITVDKEAEEYLPYLFGDKGYALINNIERLPRELPLLYATLMEGK